A single region of the Vanacampus margaritifer isolate UIUO_Vmar chromosome 13, RoL_Vmar_1.0, whole genome shotgun sequence genome encodes:
- the armc9 gene encoding lisH domain-containing protein ARMC9 isoform X4: MSSREEAKMGDILATESNLLGMIKEYLKFEQFDNTVNSFDEECKSKGKLVSKPQGNALRDIKAHIVQKELLRSFNDGDSKVFFELWAENIPSDLVYNDAEAQKLEFYLHIHFTIYPLRSHPGKQDHTEFEERNSNFKEYLETSGRALSQTTEFLPYYAFPYVSNPTTHPFFKDLFQETWIPKLKNKLEEFVSLTLKPENCPRLLTLYKEGGKSSKEALQQLQVQLVESEYRANSYMQKFKKMQGDYCQLFDIATELIDSLEATFSGKNVTPEYMQSVYGRLLSRQMKDNAVQMTDLTRPGTGYYSMSPYDDGYASSMLRASIAPYRPKEVPMLPSLDYVKLKKDLLQGSDRLRCLLLQALRWRLTRSLPGEQRDTALHAYISNDLLERNSTKQETILHLLTSENEMVRQYMARLINAFSSFIDGRVYLSQIPFLLRLMMELLREEKKDSLTRENVLVALQKLSLMRSQQTVMIEDDLIGWLVDELHDSDCLSDYTLVYSASLLLNLCLRTKGRRKCAENAKYVLKVLTNLLGHDNCEILQYINGALYSILCIPSVRQEAKEMSVEEILSCFCKEDNNPKLHHQIGFVIKQLNSEEDEGPESDVEEDEYDDDEDLINSNRDNEEDLQPKPSELSGESLLTTEYLGIITNLPKLKKLSPQHQPSMDEPLQQPVTPGSHRNNNIV, translated from the exons ATGAGTTCCAGGGAGGAAGCCAAAATGGGTGACATTTTAGCCACTGAATCCAATCTTCTTGGGATGATCAAGgag TATCTAAAATTTGAACAGTTTGATAACACAGTTAACAGTTTTGACGAGGAATGCAAGAGCAAAGGAAAGCTTGTGTCCAAACCTCAAGGAAATGCTCTGAGAGACATAAAGGCTCACATCGTCcag AAAGAGCTCCTTCGTTCTTTTAATGATGGAGACTCCAAGGTGTTCTTTGAGTTGTGGGCAGAGAATATTCCATCTGATCTCGTTTACAATGATGCCGAGGCCCAAAAGCTGGAGTTCTACCTTCATATCCATTTTACCATTTACCCACTGAGAAGCCATCCTGGAAAACAA GACCATACGGAGTTTGAAGAGAGAAATTCTAATTTCAAGGAATACCTGGAGACAAGTGGACGAGCACTGAGTCAGACCACAGAATTTCTGCCTTATTATGCTTTTCCTTATGTGTCCAATCCCACCACCCACCCCTTCTTCAAGGATCTCTTTCAG GAAACCTGGATACCAAAGTTGAAGAATAAACTTGAAGAGTTTGTGTCTTTGACACTGAAGCCTGAAAACTGCCCGAGGCTGCTGACATTATAT AAGGAGGGCGGAAAGAGTTCCAAAG AAGCCTTGCAGCAGCTCCAGGTACAGTTGGTTGAGTCAGAGTACCGTGCCAACAGCTACATGCAGAAATTCAAGAAAATGCAAGGAGACTACTGCCAGCTCTTTGACATCGCTACTGAGCTGATTGACTCCTTGGAGGCCACCTTCAGCGGGAAAAAT GTAACGCCTGAGTACATGCAGAGTGTGTACGGTCGCCTGTTGAGCAGACAGATGAAGGACAACGCGGTGCAGATGACTGACCTTACCAGACCTGGCACT GGTTATTACTCTATGAGTCCCTATGATGATGGCTAT GCTTCCTCAATGCTTCGAGCATCCATCGCACCATA CCGACCGAAGGAAGTGCCAATGCTGCCCTCTCTGGATTATGTGAAACTGAAAAAGGACCTGCTCCAAGGATCAGACCGTCTGAGGTGCCTGTTGCTACAAGCGCTGCGCTGG AGACTTACTCGCTCACTTCCTGGTGAACAGAGGGACACTGCGCTTCATGCTTACATAAGCAACGATCTACTGGAACGCAACAGCACAAAGCAG GAAACTATCCTGCATTTACTGACGTCAGAGAACGAAATGGTGCGGCAGTACATGGCTCGTCTCATCAATGCGTTTTCCTCCTTTATAGACG GGCGAGTTTACCTGTCCCAAATCCCATTTCTTCTACGTCTCATGATGGAATTACTCAGGGAGGAGAAGAAGGACTCCTTGACCAGAGAGAACGTGCTGGTGGCTCTGCAGAAACTCAGCCTCAT GAGGAGCCAGCAGACAGTCATGATAGAAGATGATTTGATTGGCTGGCTGGTGGACGAACTGCATGACTCAGATTGTCTGAGTGATTACACGCTGGTATATTCTGCGTCACTTCTCTTGAACTTGTGCCTGAGAACAAAAG GAAGAAGGAAGTGTGCAGAAAATGCCAAATATGTGCTCAAGGTTCTAACTAATCTCCTCGGACATGACAACTGTGAG ATTCTTCAGTATATAAATGGAGCCTTGTACAGCATCCTGTGTATCCCCTCTGTGAGACAGGAAGCAAAAGAGATG AGCGTAGAGGAGATCCTCAGCTGCTTCTGCAAGGAGGATAATAATCCAAAACTTCACCATCAAATTGGCtttgtcattaaacagctcAACTCAG AGGAAGATGAAGGGCCAGAATCGGATGTTGAAGAGGATGAGTATGACGATGAT GAAGATTTAATCAATTCGAACCGAGATAATGAGGAAGACCTTCAGCCAAAGCCCAGTGAGCTGTCTGGAGAAAGTCTGCTCACTACAGAGTACCTGGGT ATTATTACCAACCTACCTAAATTGAAGAAGTTGAGCCCGCAGCATCAACCAAGCATGGATGAACCTCTACAGCAACCAGTGACCCCAGGCTCCCATCGTAACAATAATATCGTGTAa
- the polr2h gene encoding DNA-directed RNA polymerases I, II, and III subunit RPABC3, with product MAGILFEDIFDVKDIDPDGKKFDRVSRLHCESESFKMDLILDVNIQIYPVDLGDKFRLVIASTLYEDGTPDDGEYNPQDDRPSRSDQFDYVMYGKVYKIEGDETSTEAATRLSAYVSYGGLLMRLQGDANNLHGFEVDSRVYLLMKKLAF from the exons ATGGCTGGAATTCTTTTTGAGGATATATTCGACGTAAAGGACATCGATCCAGATGGCAAGAAGTTTGACAGAG TGTCTCGTCTACATTGTGAAAGTGAATCTTTCAAGATGGACCTCATCTTGGATGTGAACATTCAAATCTATCCAGTAGATCTTG GTGACAAGTTTAGACTGGTAATCGCCAGCACATTATACGAAGACGGAACGCCGGATGATGGGGAGTACAACCCACAAGATGACAGACCGTCTCG ATCCGACCAATTTGATTATGTGATGTATGGGAAGGTTTATAAGATTGAGGGTGATGAGACTTCAACGGAAGCTGCAACACGCCT CTCTGCCTACGTCTCATACGGTGGTCTGCTCATGCGGCTGCAGGGAGACGCCAACAACCTTCACGGATTTGAGGTGGACTCCAGGGTGTACCTCCTCATGAAGAAACTGGCCTTCTAA
- the mfsd8l1 gene encoding major facilitator superfamily domain-containing protein 8, with protein sequence MDYGRRKKLTYFTIGLIFLLSGVEYAVILPTIWKYLQTLEAPSYFLGLTLSAFSLSGLLSGPLFGHWSDRTRTTKKIILFANIFEIVGNFMYFMGFSKWVLLSSRLVAGIGTGAGSSIFGFLTRSTAPEDRSTVFAAVMVCRQVGLLIGPAFNIFLRLCDFHLGPFVVNKFTAPGLFMCLLWILLQFAVVFMYWDLPPLESAKETLKTEYNDIANKQRTGEEGEEVEDEENEENEEVKPLMRSQELVDSYGSVAATDSHRNHTAAISDETLNQISPSPEPSASHESSNPFKNFSLSREFLREEVVVLLAAQFITLFNQTALETMVTPLTQKYFNYGELENSLMYCLCGVEVIAGFLFVRWLSRRVAERVILAVGLCICNISCVWCLIFLANPLGEFPWQLAEFVIGVFLQVLGLPFVAVAQVSLFSKVTSEKTQGFSQGVRRSVGGLATILGPLWAGGLTDNMHLMMGVMMALLALLTMMLAFSYKRLVEPSREEEAESGDLS encoded by the exons ATGGATTATGGACGGAGAAAGAAGCTGACTTATTTTACAATTGGACTCATCTTTCTGTTGAGCGGCGTGGAATATG CTGTGATATTGCCCACTATATGGAAGTATTTGCAAACATTAGAGGCCCCATCATACTTCCTGGGTTTGACCCTATCAGCGTTCAGCCTGAGCGGCCTCCTGTCTGGACCACTATTTGGCCATTGGTCTGACAGAACACGAACAACCAAGAAAATTATCTTGTTTGCCAACATTTTTGAGATTGTGG GtaactttatgtattttatggGCTTTTCCAAGTGGGTCCTACTGTCGAGCAGGCTGGTGGCAG GCATTGGCACAGGCGCTGGCTCATCAATCTTTGGTTTCCTGACCAGAAGCACAGCCCCAGAAGATCGCTCCACTGTGTTTGCCGCTGTCATGGTCTGTCGACAAGTGGGCCTTCTGATTG GTCCAGCATTTAACATCTTCTTGAGACTGTGTGATTTCCATCTGGGTCCTTTTGTGGTCAATAAATTTACTGCACCAGGG TTATTCATGTGTTTATTGTGGATTCTTCTTCAATTTGCTGTGGTCTTCATGTACTGGGATCTCCCACCTCTGGAGAGTGCAAAAGAGACTCTTAAAACCGAGTACAATGACATAGCGAATAAACAAAGGACTGGGGAAGAAGGGGAGGAAGTTGAGGATGAGGAGAATGAGGAGAATGAGGAGGTAAAGCCACTCATGCGATCTCAGGAGCTGGTAGACTCCTATGGCTCTGTGGCCGCCACGGACTCACACAGGAATCACACTGCTGCAATATCTGACGAAACCTTGAATCAAATTTCCCCATCTCCTGAGCCATCAGCGTCCCACGAGTCCTCCAATCCCTTCAAGAACTTCAGTCTCTCACGAG AGTTCCTGAGAGAAGAGGTGGTTGTGCTGCTGGCTGCTCAATTCATCACCCTCTTTAATCAAACAGCACTGGAG ACTATGGTGACACCACTGACCCAAAAGTACTTCAACTATGGGGAGTTGGAGAACAGCCTCATGTACTGTCTCTGTGGCGTGGAAGTGATTGCTGGCTTCTTATTCGTGCGCTGGCTGAGTCGGCGTGTTGCTGAGCGAGTGATTCTGGCTGTTGGCCTTTGCATTTGCAACATTTCCTGTGTCTGGTGCCTCATCTTCCTGGCTAACCCGCTAG GTGAGTTCCCGTGGCAGCTGGCCGAGTTTGTCATAGGCGTGTTTCTGCAGGTTCTAGGTCTGCCATTTGTTGCTGTGGCCCAGGTTTCCCTCTTCTCCAAAGTTACCTCTGAAAAAACACAAG GTTTCAGTCAGGGGGTGCGTCGGTCTGTCGGAGGTCTAGCAACCATTCTGGGCCCGCTGTGGGCTGGTGGCCTCACTGACAACATGCATCTCATGATGGGGGTGATGATGGCGCTGCTGGCACTCCTAACG ATGATGCTGGCCTTCTCTTACAAGCGGCTGGTTGAACCTTCTcgagaggaagaagcagaaagTGGAGACCTCAGTTAA